In the Bacteroidota bacterium genome, TTCATTTGCGGCTTTCGATGACTGAAAAAAATAATTCGGAGAGCAGTAAAAAACTTTCCTCGTTGAATTCATCCTGCGTGAAGAGTGATGAAGCCGATTGGAAAAATGCAGAAGATCTCGAGGGAAATCTTCAGAAAGAATTGCAGGACGCCATGCTCAACAATGATACGAGCTGGTGGAGAACAAATGCATCTTCCTATTTTGAAACGGATAAAGCCGGTGCGGAAAAATTCATGCGCCAGCGTTTGCGCGGGTATGCGAGTCTCATGGCGTACTCTTATTCCAACCAGGCGATACAAGTCCAGAATCCACATGCTGCTGATAAATTCATCACTATTTACAGCATTGTGGATCCCTCGAATTCTGAATGGGCTTACCTGCGCGCAACTTTTTACATGCACACCGGAATGCAGGATTATGCTTTTCCCATGCTCGAGAAAGCAGTGGATCTCGGATTCAGTGACCGCGCACGACTTTCATCAGATCCCGCTTTTGCGTCAGCACAGAATGATCCGAGAATGAGTGAGATTTTTTCCAGGATAAAATAATGGTTACGAGTAATGAGTACGTTCTCAATAATCCAAAATTCAAAATTCAAAACCCAAAATTCAAAACCCAATAACCATTGGCCAACGACATAGAACCATTTGTAAAGAAGAAACAACATTCAGCCGCAACAAAAAAATTAATTGAAATACAGGCACAACTATTGATGCAAATGAGAAAATAATCCTCACTAAATGAAATTTAAAAAGCTACTTCTCCTCTCCTATTGCATTCCCGCATTTCTTATTGCCCAGAAAAATTATGTGCCGAATCCTTCATTCGAATCAGATGTGAATGCTCCTCCCATTCAACAATTCAACTGGAATAAATATGTGGACTGGAGAAAAGATTCGCTTTACAATCATTCCGGAAATGAATTGTATCTCTGCTCGGGATGGTGGCAACCCACTTCAGGAACGCCGGACTACCTGAATTCCGATCGTTCTTATTTGCTTGGATTCAAAACCAAAACTGCACGCACGGGCGAAGGGCGCATGGGAATCATTGGAGGAATTGCAGAGAGCAGTTTAGTGACCTGGCTTTTTTACAAAGACACTTATGCCGAATACATCGAATGCAAATTGAATGCGCCGCTCGATTCAGGAAAAATGTATCGTGTGCAGTATTATGTTGCGCTCGACCGCAAATCGAATTTTTCCTGCGATCATTTCGGTGCGGTGATTGCGCGCGATTGCATGATGGTGAAAGATTATCACTCGAGTTTTTACAGTTATGATCCTACGCCGAATGTGATGATGCATGATGATCATTATGTGACGAGCGATGAAGGATGGGTGCTGGTATGCGATACATTCATTGCAAAAGGCGGCGAAAAATTTCTGACACTCGGTTCTTTCATGGGCGATTTCCCGGTGCGCGTTCATAGTGTAAAACCATCGCAGCACGGATCTTTGCGCGTGGCTCCGTTCAACAAATACGCTTACTACTATGTGGATGATGTGACGCTCACAGAAGTTCTGCCCGAAGAAGAATTATGTGCAACACCGCGCGATTCCATTGTGCGTGATAATCTCGTTTTTCTCATTGATGCTTCAGGTTCCATGGCGGAAAAAGGGCTCATTGATGAAGCGAAAGATGCAATCACTTCGCTCACGAAAGAATTGCCACCGGGCGATCACGTTACGATCATTTCTTACAGCGACGAGGCGGTAGTGCATGCGGAACAGGTGCGTGCGGATGATGAAGAAGCAATTAAAAAAGCGTTGAAAGAAGTTCAGTCGGGAGGAGGAACCAATGTTGTTGCCGGATTCAACGCTGCTTATCTTGGATTGAGAAAACAAATGATAACGGGAGGAAATAATAAAATTGTGGTGCTCACCGATGGAAAAATTTATTTGCCGGCAGGCGAAAAGAAAAAAATTCTCGATGCTTCTACGAATGAAGGAATAAAAGTTTCGGTAATATTTTTCGGCGATGAAGTTCCGGATGATGTGCAGAAGTTTGCCGAATCTACCGGCGGAGGAACACAGGCAGCGAAAAAAGGCGCGGGAGGTGATGCATTGAAAGCGGAAGTTCCGCCGGTGGTGAAAGACACGCCCTACGGAGAGCGGAATGCCGGAAAGATCATTGCGTGGGAAGCGCTTACAAAATTATTATTCCCCGCGATTTTGGCGGCGATAGTGTTGCATGGAATGAAGGTGATTTAGGAATTGACCAATAAGAAAGATTTCAGCGACAAGAAATTTATCTTTAGAGGCTGTTTAAATTTCATCCTTCTCCACAATTTCCCCTTCCCGGTTAAAAACCCGCAGCAAATACTGATCTGTTGAATGAAAGATTGGAGAATTTTAATGCTCATTAAAAAAATATTTTGTTTGCAAATCAAATTCCTGCCCCTTACTCCTTATACAAATTCTCAATCGCCGATTCATTCTCTTTCAATATCACTTTTCTTTTGATTGATAATTTCGGGGTGAGTTCTCCGCCATCAACGGTCCATTCTTTCGGAAGCAGGATGATCTTTTTTATTTTTTCATATTGCGCGAGCTGCACATTTATTTTTTCCACCACGCTTTCCATTCGCTTCACTACTTTTTCATTCTTCACAATTTCATCTGCGGTATTGCCAATGGAATAACCTTTCAGTTTTGCCCAGTCTTTGAGAAAAGTAATGGAAGGAACAATGATGGCCGAAGGAAATTTCTGATTTTCTCCAATGATCATGCTCTGTTCAACGAATTGAGAAGTGCGCAATAAATTCTCGATCATTTGCGGTGCAATATATTTTCCGCCGGAAGTTTTGAAAATTTCTTTTTTGCGGTCGGTAATTTTTAAAAATCTTCCTTCCACTAAAGTTCCGATGTCGCCGGTATGAAAATATCCGTCTTTGTCGAGCGCTTCTGCTGTTGCATCAGGACGATTATAATAGCCGAGCATCACGTTGGGGCCTTTCACGAGAATTTCTCCGTCGGCTGCAAATTTCACAGTCACATCTTTGATCACCGGGCCAACCGTTCCGAA is a window encoding:
- a CDS encoding VWA domain-containing protein — its product is MKFKKLLLLSYCIPAFLIAQKNYVPNPSFESDVNAPPIQQFNWNKYVDWRKDSLYNHSGNELYLCSGWWQPTSGTPDYLNSDRSYLLGFKTKTARTGEGRMGIIGGIAESSLVTWLFYKDTYAEYIECKLNAPLDSGKMYRVQYYVALDRKSNFSCDHFGAVIARDCMMVKDYHSSFYSYDPTPNVMMHDDHYVTSDEGWVLVCDTFIAKGGEKFLTLGSFMGDFPVRVHSVKPSQHGSLRVAPFNKYAYYYVDDVTLTEVLPEEELCATPRDSIVRDNLVFLIDASGSMAEKGLIDEAKDAITSLTKELPPGDHVTIISYSDEAVVHAEQVRADDEEAIKKALKEVQSGGGTNVVAGFNAAYLGLRKQMITGGNNKIVVLTDGKIYLPAGEKKKILDASTNEGIKVSVIFFGDEVPDDVQKFAESTGGGTQAAKKGAGGDALKAEVPPVVKDTPYGERNAGKIIAWEALTKLLFPAILAAIVLHGMKVI